Proteins encoded by one window of Lates calcarifer isolate ASB-BC8 linkage group LG7_1, TLL_Latcal_v3, whole genome shotgun sequence:
- the flvcr1 gene encoding feline leukemia virus subgroup C receptor-related protein 1, giving the protein MVAGELVQEHLRADTGAPDDITVGRKSPELEGAAERYADPKYEAAPTGGAGEADTDPALEQEQEKEAPPDEREAMLPNGGGGEAEEEEGKKLETKLYRRRFAVLTVFSLYSLVNAFQWIQYSIITNVFTRYYGVTNDKVDWLSIVYMVAYVPLIFPATWLLDRRGLRLTALLGAGLNCVGAWLKCASVNPELFGVTVTAQVICSVAQVFILGLPSRIASVWFGPREVSTACATAVLGNQLGTAIGFLLPPVLVPNTPDDIELMGHNISIMFYGTAAVSTGLFILTVIVIKDRPTLPPSQAQAVLPDTPPEDYSYKQSILNLIKNKAFVLLLISYGIMTGSFYSVSTLLNQMIMACYENQELNAGRIGLTLVVAGMVGSILCGLWLDHTKTYKMTTLIVYTLSFLGMVVFTFTLDLNNIYLVFFTAGVLGFFMTGYLPLGFEFGVEITYPESEGTSSGLLNAFAQIFGIIFTLIQGQLTTNYSPLAGNLFLCAWIFLGIVLTALIKSELKRHNVNMGADSSHLQALPTECPGDNPSEKKANGVKLEPTVSFSTETSL; this is encoded by the exons GGCGCACCTGACGACATCACGGTCGGCAGGAAGAGTCCCGAGCTGGAGGGCGCAGCCGAGCGCTACGCGGATCCGAAATACGAAGCTGCGCCGACGGGCGGGGCGGGGGAGGCAGACACCGACCCCGCgctggagcaggagcaggagaaggaggcgCCGCCGGATGAAAGAGAGGCGATGCTGCCCaacggaggaggaggggaggcggaggaggaggaagggaagaagCTGGAGACGAAACTGTACCGGCGCCGGTTCGCCGTGCTGACCGTTTTCAGCCTGTACTCTCTGGTGAACGCCTTCCAGTGGATCCAGTACAGCATCATCACCAACGTGTTCACCCGGTACTACGGGGTGACCAACGACAAGGTGGACTGGCTCTCCATCGTCTACATGGTCGCCTACGTGCCTCTCATCTTCCCGGCCACCTGGCTGCTGGACCGGAGAGGTCTGCGGCTCACGGCCCTGCTGGGCGCCGGCCTCAACTGCGTCGGCGCCTGGCTCAAGTGCGCCAGCGTGAACCCCGAGCTGTTCGGAGTCACCGTCACCGCGCAGGTCATCTGCTCCGTGGCGCAGGTCTTCATCCTCGGCCTGCCGTCCCGCATCGCCTCCGTGTGGTTCGGACCCCGGGAGGTTTCCACCGCGTGCGCCACGGCCGTGCTCGGGAACCAG CTGGGAACAGCCATAGGCTTCCTGTTGCCTCCAGTTTTAGTTCCCAACACGCCGGACGACATTGAGCTGATGGGCCACAACATCAGCATCATGTTCTACGGTACCGCCGCTGTCTCCACGGGCCTCTTCATCCTCACGGTCATAG TCATAAAGGACCgtcccaccctccctcccagTCAGGCCCAGGCTGTCCTACCAGACACTCCTCCTGAGGATTACTCCTACAAACAGTCCATCCTCAACCTGATAAAGAACAAAGCCTTCGTCCTGCTCCTCATCAGCTACG gtaTAATGACCGGCTCCTTCTACTCTGTCTCAACACTTCTCAACCAGATGATCATGGCCTGCTATGag aaCCAGGAGTTGAACGCCGGGAGAATTGGTTTGACCCTGGTTGTTGCTGGGATGGTTGGATCCATCCTCTGCGGCCTGTGGCTGGACCACACCAAGACGTACAA GATGACGACTCTGATCGTGTACACCCTGTCGTTTCTGGGCATGGTGGTCTTCACCTTCACTCTGGACCTCAACAACATCTACCTGGTCTTCTTCACTGCTGGAGTCCTGGG GTTCTTCATGACGGGTTACCTTCCTCTGGGCTTTGAGTTTGGAGTGGAGATCACCTACCCAGAGTCCGAGGGGACATCATCAGGGCTTCTCAATGCTTTCGCTCAG ataTTCGGGATCATTTTCACTCTGATTCAGGGCCAACTGACCACAAATTACAGTCCACTGGCTGGAAACCTCTTCCTCTGCGCCTGGATCTTCCTTGGAATAGTGCTCACTG CCTTAATCAAGTCAGAACTGAAAAGACACAATGTCAACATGGGTGCAGACAGCAGCCACCTACAAGCA CTCCCTACTGAGTGTCCCGGGGACAACCCTTCAGAGAAGAAAGCCAACGGAGTCAAGCTGGAGCCCACGGTCAGCTTCTCCACTGAAACCTCACTGTGA